The Flavobacterium commune genome contains a region encoding:
- a CDS encoding response regulator transcription factor, whose amino-acid sequence MKKKNTKILLVDDEPDILEIVGYNLAQEGYQIVTASNGREAITKAKKELPDLIIMDVMMPEMDGMEACENIRNIPELSEVIITFLTARSEDYSQVAGFDAGADDYITKPIKPKLLVSKVKALLRRLKEASGQDSETLNVGGIEINREEYKIIKDDVEIALPRKEFELFYLLASKPGKVFKRDEILDKVWGNEVVVGGRTIDVHIRKLREKIGDDLFKTIKGVGYKFEV is encoded by the coding sequence ATGAAAAAGAAAAACACAAAGATTTTACTGGTAGATGATGAACCAGATATTTTAGAAATTGTAGGTTACAATTTAGCTCAGGAAGGCTATCAAATTGTTACAGCTTCTAATGGTAGAGAGGCAATTACTAAAGCTAAAAAGGAATTACCTGATTTAATTATCATGGATGTGATGATGCCGGAAATGGACGGTATGGAAGCCTGTGAGAATATTAGAAACATTCCTGAATTGAGCGAAGTGATTATTACTTTCTTAACAGCAAGAAGTGAAGATTATTCTCAGGTAGCCGGTTTTGATGCCGGAGCCGATGATTATATCACTAAGCCGATTAAGCCAAAGTTATTAGTAAGTAAAGTAAAAGCTTTATTGCGAAGATTGAAAGAAGCAAGCGGACAGGACAGCGAAACGCTAAATGTGGGCGGAATCGAAATTAATCGTGAAGAATATAAGATTATCAAAGACGATGTAGAGATTGCTTTGCCTAGAAAAGAGTTTGAATTATTTTACCTTTTAGCTTCAAAACCAGGAAAAGTATTTAAAAGAGACGAAATCCTGGATAAGGTTTGGGGTAATGAAGTTGTGGTAGGCGGAAGAACTATTGATGTACACATTAGAAAATTGCGTGAAAAAATAGGTGATGATCTTTTTAAAACCATAAAAGGAGTAGGATATAAATTTGAAGTATAA
- a CDS encoding TonB-dependent receptor, translated as MKLRLLILTLFITTISFAQSKGTISGVITDKNSNNETLPFATVLVKGTKINTTTDIDGKYTISIAPGSYTIQYSFVGYETKEVAVKVTEGAKLTLDQSLSSGGYTLKDVVVTATKNRQKETALLLEQKNAVEIKQSIGAQEMSRKGVSDVESGLTKITGITKVESRGLFVRGLEDRYNNLQVNDLAVPSNSPFKKIIPLDLFPTDIVGYMDVFKTFNPNIYGDFAGATIDIHTSQPTTSFTKLSYGVGYTTNNNMSDFLLSSDADNTKSFFGFGGQERQLPSGFGKIPNGQINNNFESSWNVKKMKSPLNTSFGVTHADNFSIGKNSNTLKYILGVNFDNKYQIRKGADRFFAIGQGEYDNNLNRSQYKFLTQASALLGLEYKTDRLKLSTTSLFLKSTENQIQDQVGYTRNAKDNPNEIIRLNQYDESNFFTNQLKSEYKLTEEGNHLIKGGLSYTRTKYNQPDRKFINGVLLNEEEAETRYGSNHLIRQFLDVENNFHLSGFFEYQYLFGKNEDKKNKLSAGYNGYAEYMTTSYRFISGIPNGSQPANIVNINNIDSSIQNDIANNNLSFTESTNGEYKTKLDNRVDGVYANLLFHVGEKLEINTGLRAENTIRDLKYRLIFDPIGSAYRTNLTEKLDILPSLNIKYLVSENSNIRFAASRTITRPVLFETLPMTYISADGTSERGNENLKNSTNTNVDLKYEIFPTKNELFAVTLFGKHIQDPIERSFDNFGGGSGRQVAYYNNKTASIFGAEFEVIIELSRLSEQLEGLSFGANTSIMHTEAVADTNRGSYFDTFEKRQLQGASNWLVNADLKYAFEFNSEWKNTATLVYGVYGDRIYAVGIAGQDNEYEKAFHKLDFIWGQSINKKWDIKFSINNILNPNYRRVLGGDNKIPILESSLTLQEYKRGTGFSTSISYTF; from the coding sequence ATGAAACTTAGATTATTGATTCTAACGCTTTTTATTACAACAATTAGCTTTGCTCAGAGTAAAGGTACAATTTCAGGAGTAATAACAGACAAAAATTCGAACAATGAAACACTACCTTTTGCAACTGTGCTTGTAAAAGGGACTAAAATTAACACTACTACCGATATTGATGGAAAATACACCATTAGTATCGCTCCGGGAAGCTACACAATTCAATATAGCTTTGTTGGTTATGAAACTAAGGAAGTTGCCGTAAAAGTAACCGAAGGAGCTAAACTAACTCTTGATCAATCACTCTCATCAGGTGGTTATACCCTCAAGGATGTTGTAGTAACTGCTACTAAAAACAGACAAAAAGAAACAGCATTATTACTTGAACAAAAAAATGCAGTTGAAATTAAGCAATCTATTGGCGCACAGGAAATGTCCCGAAAAGGTGTTAGTGATGTTGAATCAGGACTAACAAAAATAACCGGAATCACCAAAGTAGAATCCAGAGGGTTATTTGTACGTGGATTAGAAGACCGATACAACAATCTACAAGTAAATGATTTGGCGGTTCCTTCAAACAGCCCTTTTAAGAAAATCATTCCTTTAGATTTATTCCCAACTGATATTGTTGGCTATATGGATGTTTTTAAAACTTTCAATCCAAATATTTATGGTGATTTTGCCGGTGCAACAATTGATATTCATACATCACAACCTACAACTAGCTTTACCAAATTAAGCTATGGTGTTGGATATACTACCAATAACAATATGAGTGATTTTCTACTTTCATCAGATGCTGATAACACAAAAAGCTTCTTTGGATTTGGAGGACAGGAAAGACAATTACCAAGTGGATTTGGTAAAATACCAAACGGACAAATTAATAATAATTTCGAATCAAGCTGGAATGTAAAGAAAATGAAATCACCTTTAAACACAAGTTTTGGGGTTACTCATGCTGATAATTTTTCAATAGGAAAAAACAGTAACACATTAAAATACATTCTGGGAGTTAATTTTGATAATAAATATCAAATTAGAAAAGGAGCTGATCGATTTTTTGCAATTGGACAAGGAGAATACGACAACAACTTAAATCGTTCCCAATACAAATTTTTGACTCAGGCTTCTGCTTTACTTGGATTAGAATACAAAACTGACCGCCTAAAATTATCAACAACTTCATTGTTTTTAAAATCTACCGAAAATCAAATTCAAGATCAGGTTGGTTACACCAGAAATGCCAAAGACAATCCAAATGAAATTATTCGTTTAAATCAATATGACGAATCTAACTTTTTTACTAATCAGTTAAAGTCAGAATATAAGTTAACCGAAGAGGGTAATCATCTTATTAAAGGAGGATTATCATACACCAGAACAAAATACAATCAGCCTGATAGAAAATTTATAAACGGTGTACTTTTAAATGAGGAAGAAGCAGAAACACGTTATGGAAGTAACCACCTTATCAGACAATTTTTAGACGTTGAAAACAATTTTCATCTGTCAGGATTTTTTGAATATCAATATTTATTCGGAAAGAATGAAGACAAAAAAAATAAATTATCAGCAGGATACAACGGCTATGCCGAATACATGACGACCTCCTACCGATTTATTTCCGGAATTCCAAACGGATCTCAACCTGCTAATATTGTAAACATAAACAATATTGACAGTTCCATTCAAAATGATATTGCTAACAACAACTTATCATTTACTGAAAGTACTAACGGAGAATACAAAACCAAACTTGATAACAGAGTTGATGGTGTTTACGCTAATTTGTTATTTCATGTAGGAGAAAAACTTGAGATCAACACCGGTTTACGTGCTGAAAATACCATTCGTGATCTGAAATACCGATTGATTTTTGACCCAATAGGATCTGCATACAGAACAAATCTAACTGAAAAACTAGACATCCTGCCATCATTAAACATCAAATATTTAGTTAGCGAAAACAGCAACATCCGTTTTGCAGCAAGTAGAACAATTACCAGACCTGTTTTGTTTGAAACACTTCCAATGACTTATATTAGTGCAGACGGAACATCTGAAAGAGGAAATGAAAATCTAAAAAATTCCACAAATACAAATGTGGATTTGAAATACGAAATCTTCCCAACTAAAAACGAACTTTTCGCAGTTACATTATTTGGAAAACACATTCAAGATCCTATAGAACGTTCATTTGACAATTTTGGTGGTGGTTCCGGAAGACAAGTTGCCTATTACAACAATAAAACAGCTTCAATTTTTGGTGCTGAATTCGAAGTAATTATTGAACTAAGCAGATTATCCGAACAATTAGAAGGACTATCTTTTGGAGCTAATACATCAATTATGCACACAGAAGCTGTTGCCGACACAAACAGAGGATCCTATTTTGATACTTTTGAAAAAAGACAACTACAAGGAGCTTCAAACTGGTTAGTAAATGCCGATTTAAAATATGCGTTTGAATTCAATAGTGAATGGAAAAATACTGCAACCCTAGTTTATGGAGTTTACGGAGACAGGATATACGCAGTAGGTATTGCAGGACAAGATAATGAATACGAAAAAGCTTTTCATAAACTAGACTTTATTTGGGGACAAAGCATTAATAAAAAATGGGATATTAAATTCAGTATCAACAACATTTTAAACCCAAATTACAGAAGAGTTTTAGGAGGTGACAATAAAATTCCAATATTAGAATCTTCATTAACCTTACAAGAATACAAAAGAGGTACAGGATTTTCAACCAGCATTTCTTATACATTTTAA
- a CDS encoding LuxE/PaaK family acyltransferase, whose product MITATDIFTISSQKQFEKTALKVFRFQHENNLVYREFCDFLKVDVQKVKSLQQIPFLPIQFFKSHNVVSNSNPIQTTFTSSGTTGMITSKHPVTDVSLYEESYRKGFAEFYGNIEDYVILALLPSYLEREGSSLIYMVEDLIKSSNHPESGFYLHNHEDLIKKLTELDQSGQNVILIGVTYALLDLIEKQQFQLQNTIIMETGGMKGKRKEMIREELHTQLCKGFGVSAIHSEYGMTELLSQAYSLGEGVFECPSWMQILIRDTEDALTYIPQGKTGGINVIDLANINSCSFIATQDLGKKYPNNSFEVLGRFDNSDIRGCNLMVV is encoded by the coding sequence TTGATTACAGCTACCGATATATTTACCATTTCCAGCCAAAAGCAATTTGAAAAAACAGCCTTAAAAGTGTTTCGTTTTCAACATGAAAACAACTTAGTATATCGGGAATTTTGCGATTTTCTAAAAGTCGATGTTCAAAAAGTAAAATCACTACAACAGATTCCGTTTCTTCCCATTCAGTTTTTTAAAAGCCACAATGTAGTTTCCAACAGTAATCCTATTCAAACTACTTTTACAAGTAGCGGAACTACAGGGATGATTACCAGCAAACATCCGGTAACTGATGTAAGCCTTTATGAAGAAAGTTACCGAAAGGGATTTGCTGAATTTTACGGCAACATCGAAGATTATGTCATCTTGGCGTTACTTCCTTCCTATTTGGAAAGAGAAGGTTCTTCATTAATTTATATGGTCGAAGATTTGATAAAATCGTCTAATCATCCCGAAAGCGGTTTTTACCTCCACAACCACGAGGATTTGATTAAAAAATTAACCGAATTAGACCAATCAGGACAAAATGTAATCTTAATTGGAGTTACTTATGCCTTACTCGATTTAATCGAAAAACAGCAATTCCAACTCCAAAATACCATTATCATGGAAACAGGAGGCATGAAAGGCAAACGCAAAGAAATGATCCGCGAAGAACTACACACGCAATTATGCAAAGGTTTTGGCGTTTCGGCAATCCATTCTGAATACGGTATGACCGAATTATTGTCGCAAGCCTATTCTTTAGGCGAAGGTGTATTCGAATGTCCTTCCTGGATGCAAATTCTCATTCGCGATACCGAAGATGCTTTGACTTACATTCCTCAGGGAAAAACAGGTGGTATCAACGTAATTGACCTTGCTAATATCAATTCCTGTTCGTTTATCGCTACACAAGATTTAGGAAAAAAATATCCCAATAATTCTTTCGAAGTATTGGGACGTTTTGATAATTCGGATATCAGAGGTTGTAACTTGATGGTGGTTTAA
- a CDS encoding T9SS type A sorting domain-containing protein has protein sequence MKKNYFYSILLTVFFCSLSVVAQDNKQQNNLSAPSVIEGLNLYPNPVSTGRVNITTKNDGEKEIIIFDLLGKKVLQTHLNSRELNVSGLIPGVYIIKINEQNASATRKLIIR, from the coding sequence ATGAAAAAAAACTACTTTTATAGTATCCTTTTAACGGTTTTTTTCTGCTCCCTAAGCGTTGTTGCTCAGGATAACAAGCAGCAAAATAACCTGAGCGCACCCTCAGTTATTGAGGGCTTGAATTTGTACCCTAATCCCGTAAGTACCGGTCGAGTAAATATTACAACTAAAAATGATGGTGAAAAAGAAATTATCATTTTTGACTTATTGGGAAAAAAAGTACTTCAAACCCATCTTAACTCCAGGGAACTGAATGTTTCCGGTCTAATACCAGGTGTTTACATTATTAAAATAAACGAACAAAACGCTTCGGCTACCCGAAAATTAATTATCAGATAA